Proteins from a single region of Ziziphus jujuba cultivar Dongzao chromosome 1, ASM3175591v1:
- the LOC107412002 gene encoding uncharacterized protein LOC107412002, with amino-acid sequence MKALNRHLQLLVVPSKSNIFLGFQTLSVSFLSSSAQQSTNQILTQEELTKINLLIPRLCLTNQLPTAIHLTNTALLTNPPLKSISLSILVDSLASQPDMARPMSLLTRLRHSPVSHHYLMPINTMLIASYFKKGKPKEALKLFNWIVRPGSPCVLDGKVCGILVNGFCWNRMVLEALKVVRAMVAANVFPGGDLKKRIYRGLLWEARIREAMELYEALGCLGDGEGDEGARKVLALLDHMIANWKE; translated from the coding sequence ATGAAAGCTCTCAATCGGCACCTTCAACTCCTAGTCGTTCCATCGAAATCAAACATATTTCTCGGTTTCCAAACACTCTCAGTCTCATTTCTATCATCTTCTGCACAACAATCAACCAATCAAATTCTAACCCAAGAAGAGCTCACCAAGATCAACCTCCTCATCCCACGACTCTGCCTCACCAACCAACTCCCCACGGCAATCCACCTCACCAATACAGCCCTCCTCACTAACCCACCTCTCAAATCCATCTCTCTTTCTATTCTCGTCGATTCTCTTGCTTCCCAGCCGGATATGGCCCGACCCATGTCCCTTCTCACCCGCCTCAGGCACAGCCCTGTGTCGCACCACTACCTGATGCCCATCAACACCATGCTCATTGCTTCGTATTTCAAAAAGGGTAAGCCCAAAGAGGCGCTCAAATTATTCAACTGGATTGTCAGGCCAGGCTCACCTTGCGTGCTTGATGGGAAGGTTTGTGGGATTTTGGTTAATGGGTTTTGCTGGAACAGGATGGTTCTTGAGGCTTTGAAGGTTGTGAGGGCCATGGTGGCTGCGAATGTTTTTCCGGGTGGCGATTTGAAGAAGAGGATTTATAGGGGTTTGTTGTGGGAGGCAAGGATTAGGGAGGCAATGGAGTTGTATGAGGCTCTGGGATGTCTTGGAGATGGTGAAGGTGATGAAGGTGCGAGGAAGGTTTTGGCACTGCTGGATCACATGATTGCCAATTGGAAAGAATAG